Proteins from one Staphylococcus sp. IVB6214 genomic window:
- a CDS encoding type I restriction endonuclease subunit R, whose amino-acid sequence MVYQSEFALETEMMEQLKSNGYETVTIRNEQQLLDNFRSVLNERHADKLNGEPLTDKEFQRLLTMINGKGIFESARILRDKMPLKRDDESEVYLSFLDTRNWCQNKFQITNQVSVDDTYKARYDVTILINGLPLVQIELKRRGIDINEAFNQVMRYRKQNYTGLFRYIQLFIISNGIDTRYISNNDGEIYKSHMFYWNDKENNRINTLNEFTETFLRPCHIAKMISRYMILNETDNILMAMRPYQVHAVEALIRQATETSNNGYIWHTTGSGKTLTSFKASQVLSEQDDIKKVIFLVDRKDLDSQTEEEFNKFSKGSVDKTNNTAQLVKQLKDKSLPLIVTTIQKMSKAIQNNAEALDQYKTDKVVFIIDECHRSQFGDMHRIVRQHFNNAQYFGFTGTPRFEENQSQDGRSTADIFGRCLHTYLIKDAIHDGNVLGFSVDYINTIKAQNIDTETDELVEGINTDEVWLSDQRVELIARHITENHDKYTRNRQYSAILTVQSIPALVKYYDTFKKISKDYEHPLKVAGVFSYAANEERNEGEVDEAHSREKLEEVIKDYNDNFGTNFSTDTFQEYFNHISKNVKKGVKGNKIDVLIVVNMFLTGFDSKVLNTLYVDKKLKYHDLIQAYSRTNRVEKETKPFGKIVNYRDLKQNTDNALKLFSQTEDTDRVLMRDYDEYKAEFVDALAELKAAALKPQDMDQVQDENEKKAFVEAFRLVSKLVLRLKAFDEFNFTKANIGMDEQEFEDYKSKYFAIYDEVKPKRGEVEKASILNDIDFEIEILRNDRINVSYIMDLVRQVDLKDKAEQQRNREQIRRMLDNADDPTLRLKRDLIREFIDDVIPELSEEDNIDEAYILFEKAKRESEFNQFARQQLVDEQILKDITGEYEYSGIVNQDHLKDLVGNKKLREKRQTKKAVTSFVEEMTEKYSS is encoded by the coding sequence ATGGTATATCAAAGTGAATTTGCGTTAGAAACTGAAATGATGGAACAGTTAAAATCCAACGGCTATGAAACGGTAACGATCAGAAATGAACAACAATTATTAGATAATTTCCGTTCGGTATTGAATGAACGTCACGCTGATAAATTAAATGGGGAACCTTTAACAGATAAAGAGTTTCAACGCTTGTTAACCATGATTAATGGTAAAGGCATTTTTGAAAGTGCCCGTATATTACGTGATAAAATGCCTTTAAAACGTGATGATGAATCTGAAGTGTATTTATCATTTTTGGATACGAGGAATTGGTGTCAAAATAAATTTCAAATCACCAACCAAGTATCTGTAGATGACACATATAAAGCGAGATATGATGTCACAATTTTAATTAATGGCTTACCATTAGTACAAATTGAACTTAAACGTCGTGGTATTGATATCAATGAAGCATTTAATCAGGTTATGCGCTATCGTAAACAAAACTACACGGGCCTTTTTCGTTACATACAATTATTTATTATTAGTAATGGGATCGATACACGCTATATCTCTAATAATGATGGCGAAATATATAAAAGTCATATGTTTTATTGGAATGATAAAGAGAACAATCGTATCAATACATTAAATGAATTTACTGAAACATTTTTAAGACCGTGCCATATCGCTAAAATGATTTCACGCTATATGATTTTAAATGAAACAGACAATATCCTTATGGCCATGCGTCCATATCAAGTCCACGCTGTTGAAGCCTTGATACGTCAAGCTACAGAAACAAGTAACAATGGTTATATTTGGCATACGACGGGTAGTGGTAAAACATTAACTTCCTTTAAAGCGAGTCAAGTGTTGTCAGAACAAGATGACATCAAAAAAGTCATCTTCCTTGTCGACCGTAAGGATTTAGACAGTCAGACCGAAGAGGAGTTTAATAAATTCTCTAAAGGTTCCGTGGATAAAACGAATAATACGGCGCAGCTCGTTAAGCAATTAAAGGATAAGAGTTTACCACTTATTGTCACAACGATTCAAAAAATGTCTAAAGCAATTCAAAATAATGCAGAAGCATTGGATCAATATAAAACAGATAAAGTGGTATTCATTATTGACGAATGTCATCGTAGTCAATTTGGAGATATGCATCGCATTGTTCGTCAACATTTTAATAATGCGCAATATTTTGGTTTTACGGGTACACCGCGTTTTGAAGAAAACCAAAGTCAGGATGGTCGGAGTACTGCGGACATCTTCGGTCGCTGTTTACACACTTATTTAATTAAAGACGCGATTCATGACGGTAATGTATTGGGCTTTTCCGTAGACTATATCAATACCATTAAAGCTCAGAACATAGATACAGAGACAGACGAATTGGTTGAAGGTATTAATACTGATGAGGTTTGGTTATCTGATCAACGCGTTGAACTTATTGCACGTCATATTACAGAAAATCACGACAAATATACAAGAAACAGACAATATTCAGCGATATTAACCGTTCAGAGTATTCCAGCCCTTGTGAAATATTATGATACGTTTAAAAAGATCAGTAAGGATTATGAACATCCTTTAAAAGTCGCAGGTGTGTTCTCTTATGCCGCCAATGAAGAGCGTAATGAAGGAGAAGTAGATGAGGCACATTCTAGAGAAAAATTGGAAGAAGTCATCAAAGATTATAATGATAACTTTGGCACCAATTTCTCGACAGATACCTTCCAAGAATACTTTAATCATATCTCTAAAAATGTCAAAAAAGGTGTCAAAGGCAACAAAATTGATGTTTTAATCGTCGTTAATATGTTTTTAACAGGCTTTGATAGTAAGGTATTAAATACATTATATGTCGATAAAAAATTAAAATATCACGACTTAATCCAAGCCTATTCACGTACGAACCGCGTGGAAAAAGAAACTAAACCATTTGGTAAGATTGTGAATTATCGTGACTTGAAACAAAATACAGATAACGCCTTAAAGCTGTTCTCTCAAACGGAAGATACAGATCGTGTGTTAATGAGAGATTATGATGAATATAAAGCGGAGTTTGTTGATGCATTAGCTGAACTAAAAGCTGCTGCACTAAAACCTCAAGATATGGATCAAGTTCAAGATGAAAATGAGAAAAAAGCGTTTGTGGAGGCTTTCCGTTTAGTTTCAAAACTCGTGCTGAGATTGAAAGCCTTCGATGAATTTAACTTTACAAAGGCAAATATCGGTATGGATGAACAAGAATTTGAGGACTATAAGAGTAAGTATTTTGCGATATATGACGAAGTGAAGCCTAAACGAGGTGAAGTTGAAAAAGCCTCTATTCTCAACGATATTGATTTTGAAATTGAAATCTTACGTAATGATCGAATTAATGTCTCCTATATCATGGATCTCGTCAGACAAGTTGATTTAAAAGATAAAGCAGAACAGCAGCGTAATCGTGAACAAATTAGACGTATGTTAGACAACGCGGATGATCCAACTTTACGTTTGAAACGGGATTTAATTCGCGAATTTATCGATGACGTTATACCTGAATTGTCTGAAGAAGACAATATAGATGAAGCCTATATCCTATTTGAAAAAGCGAAACGTGAATCAGAATTCAATCAATTTGCACGTCAACAATTGGTTGATGAACAGATACTTAAAGATATCACCGGTGAATATGAATATAGCGGTATTGTCAATCAAGATCACCTTAAGGATCTTGTAGGAAATAAAAAGTTACGCGAAAAACGTCAAACGAAAAAAGCCGTAACATCATTTGTCGAAGAAATGACAGAAAAATATAGTAGCTAG
- a CDS encoding DUF1002 domain-containing protein — MKKTVTSLAVATLLLSASGVVKAADNKADWDEPVFIKGADLEGQDLQQTEDNLGVDDNYETYSVNVNDVSNYIPNSSNLNYIYSSATIEHKKWGKGVDVKIDTPDNITKVTSEQYQNAAITAGIKNAKIHIASVEPVTGEGALAGIYKAYEEKGNDLNNEDIQNSNQEMNDLGTISEENKGKDGYSDEALNASIADIKEQLADIKQNQDKQITQQQVEDTVNKVLDERGLSEILSDNQIQMINNNMINVANSNALTSDPKAFKQNAKDVLKNIEKNSDDLLNKAKDKAKDLNTEENRNLLQRIWDGIVEIIQSIIQFFSNLLNKL; from the coding sequence ATGAAAAAAACAGTAACTAGTTTAGCAGTAGCTACATTATTGTTATCAGCTTCAGGAGTTGTTAAAGCAGCTGATAATAAAGCAGATTGGGATGAACCTGTTTTTATTAAAGGTGCTGACCTAGAAGGGCAAGATTTACAACAAACTGAAGATAATTTAGGTGTTGATGATAACTATGAAACTTATAGTGTTAACGTCAATGATGTGAGTAATTATATCCCCAATAGTAGTAATTTAAATTATATTTATTCAAGTGCAACGATTGAACATAAAAAATGGGGTAAAGGTGTTGATGTGAAAATTGATACACCAGATAACATTACAAAAGTGACATCCGAACAATATCAAAATGCTGCAATTACGGCAGGAATTAAAAATGCAAAAATACATATAGCTTCTGTAGAACCAGTAACGGGTGAAGGTGCTTTAGCAGGTATTTATAAAGCTTATGAAGAAAAAGGTAACGATCTAAATAATGAAGATATTCAAAATTCAAACCAAGAAATGAATGATTTAGGTACAATTTCGGAAGAAAATAAAGGTAAAGATGGGTATTCAGATGAAGCTTTGAATGCTTCTATAGCAGATATTAAAGAACAACTTGCCGATATTAAACAAAATCAAGATAAACAAATCACACAACAACAAGTTGAAGACACTGTTAATAAAGTCCTCGATGAGCGTGGCTTATCAGAGATATTATCAGATAATCAAATTCAAATGATTAATAATAATATGATTAATGTGGCAAATTCTAATGCCTTAACCTCTGATCCTAAAGCATTTAAACAAAATGCTAAAGATGTATTAAAAAATATTGAAAAAAACTCTGATGATTTATTGAATAAAGCGAAGGATAAAGCCAAAGATTTGAATACAGAAGAAAATAGAAATCTCCTTCAACGCATATGGGACGGTATTGTGGAAATTATTCAATCGATCATTCAATTTTTCTCTAATCTGTTAAATAAATTATAA
- a CDS encoding site-specific DNA-methyltransferase, translating into MLKDNENYNKNVKSNSSFMEELFNKLPEFFTSEKYDDKGNLIESAKFNLDKFEHALKEYNVGELSSGYQLNFIGKNYAKKQSGEIPKSVIVPDKDHNTKPININSKNLFFTGDNLELLRYLQSNYAKSIDFIYIDPPYNTNSNDFVYPDNFDYSDDQLKDMFELSDEELKRLKSIQGRSTHDAWLTFMYPRLYLAKKLLKDEGVIFVSIDDNEQANLKILMDEIFGEGSFTVQFIWAKTSTPPALSNKSRSTTEYILVYEKNISSKKYFGSLLDNGSVSLLNASNKKREVVIPAKSANFGFIENGTIPPSKFDRIELLDEVNIKNGINENEFRVFAQIRWTQKKINDEVKNGTYFTFNTKNMNPRYQRSQSERFKTPNTALYKELDIGTNEEAVKHLSKLGFDKIFDYPKPVSLVKYLINMITFDNPEAIIFDFFAGSGTTAEAVMQLNAEDEGNRKFIMCTLPEKTYFINSKGDEVATNGGMAAYREGYKSIDEISRNRIIRASENIRQEYTNKNMDLGFQHFNIVSPSQESLEEIVLDGDIQLDIFDNMIDKFSSESLGLQSNSSGFETILTTYLVRDNYRFDVPIEMKNFDGITVPYINNQRIYIITDKWKTKNTKALINAIGKYEISVQTIVIYGYTIEMEILRELEIALNQLENKVIIQVRY; encoded by the coding sequence ATGTTAAAAGATAATGAAAACTATAATAAAAATGTTAAATCTAACTCTTCTTTTATGGAAGAGTTATTTAATAAATTACCCGAATTTTTCACTTCAGAAAAATACGATGATAAAGGGAATTTAATAGAGAGTGCTAAATTCAATTTGGATAAATTTGAACACGCTTTAAAAGAATATAATGTTGGTGAGTTATCTAGTGGTTATCAGTTAAATTTTATTGGAAAAAATTATGCTAAAAAACAATCGGGAGAAATTCCTAAATCTGTGATTGTACCTGATAAAGATCATAATACTAAACCAATAAATATAAATAGTAAAAATTTATTCTTTACAGGTGACAATTTAGAATTGTTAAGATATTTACAATCAAACTATGCTAAGTCTATTGATTTTATTTATATTGATCCACCCTATAATACTAATTCAAATGACTTTGTATATCCGGATAATTTTGATTATAGTGATGACCAATTGAAAGATATGTTTGAACTTAGTGATGAAGAACTTAAAAGATTGAAGTCTATTCAAGGAAGGTCTACACATGATGCATGGTTAACTTTCATGTATCCAAGGCTTTATTTAGCAAAAAAATTATTAAAAGATGAAGGCGTAATATTTGTTTCCATAGATGATAATGAGCAAGCAAATTTAAAAATATTAATGGATGAAATTTTTGGAGAAGGAAGTTTTACTGTTCAATTCATATGGGCAAAGACTTCAACTCCACCTGCTTTATCTAATAAGTCTAGAAGTACAACTGAATATATATTAGTGTATGAAAAAAATATAAGTTCTAAAAAGTACTTTGGTTCCCTTTTGGATAATGGATCTGTCTCATTGTTAAATGCAAGTAATAAAAAAAGAGAGGTAGTTATTCCTGCAAAAAGTGCTAATTTTGGTTTTATTGAAAATGGCACTATCCCTCCAAGCAAGTTCGATAGAATTGAGTTATTAGATGAAGTAAATATTAAAAATGGGATAAATGAAAATGAATTTAGAGTTTTTGCACAAATTAGATGGACACAAAAAAAAATAAATGATGAAGTTAAAAATGGAACCTATTTTACTTTTAACACAAAGAATATGAATCCACGTTATCAAAGGTCTCAATCAGAAAGGTTTAAAACTCCCAATACTGCACTTTACAAGGAATTAGATATAGGTACTAATGAAGAAGCAGTTAAACACTTATCAAAATTAGGTTTTGATAAAATATTTGATTATCCCAAACCAGTTTCACTTGTTAAATATTTAATTAATATGATTACTTTTGATAATCCTGAAGCAATTATATTTGATTTTTTTGCCGGTTCAGGCACAACAGCTGAAGCTGTGATGCAATTAAATGCTGAAGATGAAGGCAATAGAAAATTTATAATGTGTACTTTGCCTGAAAAAACTTATTTTATTAATTCTAAGGGAGACGAAGTTGCTACTAATGGGGGGATGGCAGCTTATAGAGAGGGGTATAAATCTATCGATGAAATTTCGCGTAATCGTATAATACGAGCAAGTGAAAATATAAGACAAGAATATACTAATAAAAATATGGATTTAGGTTTTCAGCATTTCAATATTGTTTCACCGAGTCAAGAATCATTAGAAGAAATTGTGTTGGATGGTGATATTCAACTAGATATTTTTGATAACATGATTGATAAATTTTCAAGTGAGAGTCTGGGATTACAAAGTAATTCATCAGGTTTTGAAACTATATTAACCACATATTTAGTGAGAGATAATTATAGATTTGATGTACCTATAGAAATGAAAAACTTTGATGGGATTACAGTTCCTTATATTAATAATCAACGAATATATATTATTACTGATAAATGGAAAACAAAAAATACAAAAGCTCTTATAAATGCCATTGGTAAATATGAAATTTCAGTTCAAACTATTGTGATTTATGGATATACAATAGAAATGGAAATACTACGTGAACTTGAAATTGCTTTAAATCAATTAGAAAATAAAGTTATTATACAAGTAAGATATTAG
- a CDS encoding type III restriction-modification system endonuclease, whose amino-acid sequence MEIFLEELPHQMNAIKAINESFYGIRQDLTFNENTTPYANPIINYTGQNKANIDIKMETGTGKTYVGLRTIYQLFKSYGLFKFIIVVPTPAIKEGWKKFIESSYSKQHFSNYYENIQINLNIINAGDFNSNKGVIPSHLIDFIEGDSLNASTIQILLINASMLNSENMKGIISRGKNKGRERFNQTLLTGYTKPIEALKATKSIVLIDEPHKFPRNGEFYKAVQNLSPQMILRLGATFPEIQQGSGKNKIKSKDYYRKVPQFELNAIDSFNQGLVKGIDIFYPNLTPEQAKNRYKIDSVKTKELVLKQGQKRWTLSVGENLANVDSSFEGGLSYSGNNNLSNGLEINEDMELIPSTYTISYQEHIIEDAINQHFEHEINNFMRENLKENFQPKVKTLSLFFIDSIRSYRNKDGWLKKTFERLLKVKLRKLIKEFEFKKLPREIEYSDFLKATYESLNSENQMVHAGYFGEDRGSGEEAIQAEVNDILKNKEKMLSFKDSNGNWITRRFLFSKWTLREGWDNPNVFVIAKLRTSGSENSKLQEVGRGLRLPVDETGHRLTQDEFPSRLSFLIGYDEKDFAEKLIGEINSDVDVKLSEDKLTDEMINKIVEHRKQMNPHYNDEVLLEQLDERNLINRKNEFKTDVEIDGVKKSGFEWLLELYPEVNASKLNADKVRDMKKNPPNLKVKLNKENWNKLRFLWENLSKRYMLEFKKMSEDDLYFFVERLLNDDDIFVKQQPERIHQSLEKDDEGKQVIKESISEYNYRNEFIYMNYGKFLKQIVLKTNVPISIMHKNLLSVLKDKYNSDERFLSELSLNNIIREFNKRFEEKYSQSYEYKKLDFSATTTIYDSEISEFKDWVDANYLGTNVENNIQTEKRFLYERPPVRYDSVTPELELLKRNYDKNVTVFGNLPKKAIQVPKYTGGTTTPDFVYMIETDEQDVKYLIVETKAENMRLGDKSIGEIQKNFFNTLDNLNIKYQLATSAQDVYNEIKKLYDSK is encoded by the coding sequence ATGGAAATTTTTTTGGAAGAATTGCCGCATCAAATGAATGCAATTAAAGCAATAAATGAATCCTTCTATGGAATAAGACAAGACCTTACATTCAATGAAAATACAACTCCTTATGCAAATCCAATAATAAATTATACTGGTCAAAATAAGGCGAATATTGATATTAAGATGGAAACTGGGACGGGTAAAACTTATGTTGGATTAAGAACTATATATCAACTATTTAAATCTTATGGTTTGTTTAAATTTATTATAGTAGTTCCAACTCCTGCAATTAAAGAAGGGTGGAAGAAATTTATAGAGTCAAGCTATTCAAAGCAACACTTTTCGAATTATTATGAAAATATACAAATTAATTTAAATATAATTAACGCAGGAGATTTTAATAGTAATAAAGGTGTGATTCCATCACACTTAATAGATTTTATTGAAGGAGATTCACTAAATGCTTCTACAATTCAAATATTACTAATAAATGCATCAATGTTAAACTCAGAGAATATGAAAGGTATTATATCAAGAGGTAAAAATAAAGGAAGGGAACGATTCAATCAAACATTGTTAACAGGGTACACTAAGCCGATTGAAGCACTTAAAGCAACGAAATCGATCGTGCTAATCGATGAACCACACAAGTTTCCAAGAAATGGAGAGTTTTATAAAGCAGTACAGAATCTTAGTCCACAAATGATACTAAGATTAGGAGCTACGTTTCCTGAAATCCAACAAGGCAGTGGTAAAAATAAGATAAAAAGTAAAGATTATTATCGTAAAGTACCACAATTTGAATTAAATGCAATAGATAGTTTTAATCAAGGTTTAGTAAAAGGAATTGATATATTTTATCCTAACTTGACTCCAGAACAAGCAAAAAATCGATATAAAATTGACAGTGTTAAAACTAAAGAATTGGTTTTAAAACAAGGTCAGAAGAGATGGACTTTAAGTGTAGGCGAGAATTTAGCTAATGTGGACTCATCATTTGAAGGCGGCTTGAGTTATTCAGGTAATAATAATTTATCTAATGGATTAGAAATTAATGAAGATATGGAATTAATACCTAGTACTTACACTATTAGTTATCAGGAACACATTATTGAGGATGCGATTAATCAGCATTTTGAGCATGAAATTAATAATTTTATGAGAGAAAACCTAAAAGAAAATTTTCAACCAAAAGTAAAAACACTTTCACTATTTTTTATTGATTCTATTAGGTCATATAGAAATAAAGATGGCTGGTTGAAAAAGACTTTTGAGAGACTTTTAAAAGTTAAACTTAGAAAATTAATAAAAGAATTTGAATTTAAAAAATTACCACGAGAGATCGAATACTCAGATTTTTTAAAAGCTACATACGAGAGTCTTAATAGTGAAAATCAAATGGTTCATGCAGGTTACTTTGGTGAAGACAGAGGTTCCGGTGAAGAAGCAATACAAGCTGAAGTAAATGACATACTTAAAAATAAAGAGAAAATGTTGAGTTTTAAGGATTCGAATGGTAATTGGATTACAAGAAGATTTTTATTTTCAAAATGGACACTAAGAGAAGGTTGGGATAACCCTAATGTTTTCGTTATTGCGAAATTGAGAACTTCTGGTTCTGAAAATAGCAAGTTACAGGAAGTAGGAAGAGGTTTGCGTTTACCTGTTGATGAGACTGGTCATAGGTTAACACAAGATGAATTTCCAAGTAGACTTTCATTTTTAATTGGATATGATGAAAAGGATTTCGCAGAAAAGTTAATTGGAGAAATAAATTCTGATGTTGACGTTAAATTAAGTGAAGACAAATTAACTGATGAAATGATTAATAAAATAGTTGAACATAGAAAACAAATGAATCCTCATTATAATGATGAAGTGTTATTAGAACAATTAGATGAACGAAATCTAATTAATAGGAAAAATGAGTTTAAAACAGATGTTGAAATTGATGGAGTTAAAAAATCAGGATTTGAATGGTTGTTAGAATTATATCCAGAAGTTAATGCATCTAAATTGAATGCAGATAAAGTCAGAGATATGAAAAAAAATCCACCCAATTTAAAAGTGAAGTTAAATAAAGAGAATTGGAATAAATTGAGATTCTTATGGGAAAATTTATCTAAAAGATATATGTTAGAATTCAAAAAGATGAGTGAAGATGATCTGTATTTTTTTGTTGAAAGATTGTTGAACGACGATGATATATTTGTTAAACAACAACCAGAAAGAATACATCAATCTTTGGAAAAAGATGATGAAGGTAAACAAGTTATCAAGGAATCAATTTCAGAATATAATTATAGAAATGAATTTATTTATATGAACTATGGTAAGTTTTTAAAACAAATTGTACTTAAAACTAATGTACCAATATCTATAATGCATAAAAATTTACTTTCCGTTTTAAAAGATAAATATAATAGTGATGAACGATTCTTGAGTGAATTAAGTTTAAATAATATAATAAGAGAATTTAACAAGCGTTTTGAAGAAAAATATAGTCAAAGTTATGAATATAAAAAATTAGATTTTTCTGCCACTACAACCATTTATGATTCAGAAATATCAGAGTTTAAAGATTGGGTAGATGCAAATTATTTAGGTACTAACGTTGAAAATAACATTCAAACTGAAAAACGATTTTTATATGAAAGACCACCAGTTAGATATGATAGTGTAACACCTGAGTTAGAGTTGTTAAAAAGAAATTACGATAAAAATGTAACTGTATTTGGTAATTTGCCTAAAAAAGCGATACAAGTTCCTAAATATACTGGTGGCACTACTACGCCTGATTTTGTCTATATGATAGAAACTGATGAACAAGATGTAAAATATCTTATTGTTGAAACAAAAGCAGAAAACATGAGACTAGGAGATAAAAGTATTGGTGAAATACAAAAAAATTTCTTTAACACATTAGATAATTTGAATATTAAATATCAATTAGCTACTAGCGCGCAAGATGTTTATAATGAAATTAAAAAATTATATGATTCAAAGTGA
- a CDS encoding DEAD/DEAH box helicase has product MNMKSEIQLVEVNNEFVFVDSIDSDLTNRKVHRTLKKFTSYFSDFTNYVLKADLSHLEIERLVSELNKALAKVSKPDILIDNNIKSFISKNAYAINEQRIAGLTIKENDSRWQEELSNFNNVINQEITRPLKPIQVRASFYLATMKRAANFSVPGAGKTAMMYGTFAFLSSEIKGKVDKLIVISPINAFEAWRSEFIEVFQDKRELHFMNLRDKKYNDLGKVRTDWGSANVIVLNFEAIQKYVGVLNELINDKTMIVYDEVHRIKGTNSSRASYALTLGPKSYYRYVLTGTPIPNSYQDIFNFLNILYKDEYDTYFGWNVADLQNPDPNEINDKLNPFFWRTNKNDLEVPQAENDIILCVKPSNIQIELAKAIYENESGILAIYIRLLQASTNPELLQKNINYSELGMLNDELNFDLDKALNKEEENQVKQQIYNSFDLKNVTSPKFEKGIELIENLVSQGKKVLVWGLFVGTMNKINKRLLESDINSILIYGETPKEDRVDMINNFRNGNAQVLISNPNTLGESISLHQTVHDAIYFEYNFNLTFMLQSRDRIHRLGLSNNQYTRYYYLMSEGDRAHKGFIDKAVYNRLKEKEDVMLNAIDGNTLKPMIEDDYLEDVKKIIIE; this is encoded by the coding sequence ATGAACATGAAATCTGAGATACAACTAGTTGAAGTTAATAATGAATTTGTTTTTGTTGATAGTATAGACAGTGATCTTACGAACAGAAAGGTTCATAGAACTTTAAAGAAATTCACAAGTTATTTTTCTGATTTCACTAATTATGTTTTAAAAGCGGATTTATCACATCTTGAAATAGAAAGATTAGTTTCAGAGCTGAATAAAGCATTAGCTAAAGTATCGAAACCTGATATATTAATAGATAATAATATAAAAAGTTTTATTAGTAAAAATGCTTATGCTATTAATGAACAAAGAATTGCTGGCTTAACAATTAAAGAAAATGATTCAAGATGGCAAGAAGAACTTTCAAATTTTAATAATGTTATAAATCAAGAGATTACAAGACCATTAAAACCTATTCAAGTAAGAGCGAGTTTTTATTTAGCCACCATGAAAAGAGCAGCCAATTTTTCTGTACCTGGAGCTGGTAAAACAGCTATGATGTATGGCACATTTGCTTTTTTGTCTAGTGAAATAAAGGGGAAAGTTGATAAATTAATAGTTATTTCTCCAATTAATGCATTTGAAGCTTGGCGTTCAGAATTTATTGAAGTTTTTCAAGATAAAAGAGAATTACACTTTATGAACCTAAGAGATAAAAAATATAATGATTTAGGTAAAGTACGAACAGATTGGGGAAGTGCAAATGTCATTGTTTTGAATTTTGAAGCAATACAAAAGTATGTAGGGGTTTTAAATGAACTTATTAATGATAAGACAATGATAGTTTATGATGAGGTTCATAGGATAAAAGGTACTAATAGTAGCAGAGCAAGTTATGCATTAACTTTAGGTCCTAAAAGTTATTATAGATACGTTTTAACTGGTACCCCAATTCCAAATAGTTATCAAGACATATTTAACTTCTTAAATATTTTATATAAAGATGAGTATGATACTTATTTTGGTTGGAATGTTGCTGATTTACAAAATCCTGATCCTAATGAAATTAATGACAAGTTGAACCCTTTTTTCTGGCGTACAAATAAGAACGATTTGGAAGTGCCCCAAGCAGAAAATGATATTATATTATGTGTTAAGCCTAGTAATATTCAAATTGAATTAGCAAAAGCGATATACGAAAATGAATCTGGGATACTAGCAATTTATATAAGGTTACTACAAGCTTCAACTAACCCAGAATTATTGCAAAAGAATATTAACTATAGTGAACTAGGAATGTTGAATGATGAATTAAATTTCGATTTGGATAAAGCATTAAATAAAGAAGAAGAAAATCAAGTAAAACAACAAATTTATAATTCTTTTGATTTAAAAAATGTAACTTCTCCAAAATTCGAAAAAGGTATTGAATTGATTGAAAACTTAGTTAGCCAAGGAAAAAAAGTTCTAGTATGGGGATTGTTTGTAGGTACAATGAATAAAATCAATAAAAGGTTACTAGAAAGTGATATTAATTCAATATTGATTTATGGAGAAACACCTAAAGAAGATAGGGTAGATATGATCAATAATTTTAGGAATGGAAATGCACAAGTTCTAATATCTAATCCTAATACATTAGGCGAGTCCATATCTTTACATCAGACAGTACATGATGCAATATATTTTGAATATAACTTTAATTTAACGTTTATGTTGCAATCACGTGATAGAATACATCGTTTGGGATTAAGTAATAATCAATATACACGATACTATTATTTAATGTCTGAAGGAGATAGAGCTCATAAAGGTTTTATCGATAAAGCAGTTTATAATCGGTTGAAAGAAAAAGAAGATGTAATGTTAAATGCTATTGATGGAAATACTTTAAAGCCAATGATTGAAGATGATTACTTAGAAGATGTTAAGAAAATTATTATTGAATGA